The nucleotide window CGCCGGCACCGCGCCCATGAGCAGGTTGCGCGTCAGCTCCGGGGTTGCCTCAATCGGCAGGTTCGCCCCGATTAGCACGATGTTGCCGTAACGACGGCCTTTCAGCATCGGCGGGTCCGCAATCGCCGCGACGTGCGGCCAGACCTCGACCATGCCGGCCAGCTCGTCCTTCGCTTCCTTCAGGTCCGCGTGCGAGCCGCAGTTCGCCAGGTACACACCACGCTCGCTTAACGACGCCCGCGCCGCCCCGTAAAACTCCACGGTGGTCAAGTTCCGGGGAGTTGTGGCTGAAGTGAAGACGTCGCGGATGATCACGTCGCGCGTTGCCGGTTTGAAGCCGTCAGTTTCCTCGCGCGCATCGCCCACGCGAATCTTGACCGCGGGGGCGCGGGGGACGTCGAAAAGCTCGCGGGCGAGCACCGCGAGCTCCGAATCGATTTCAACGACCGTATTGCGTGAGCCTTTCCAGGCGTGAGCGAAATAGCGGGGCATGGTGCAGGCCGCGCCGCCGAGGTGGGTGAGCCGGGCTT belongs to Corynebacterium glaucum and includes:
- a CDS encoding spermidine synthase; the encoded protein is MAEKSEFYEIDTGIAEVLHEPDGSMVLLVNGVPSSHIVPGDPERLDFEYMRWMADFIDDAYSAGPKEKARLTHLGGAACTMPRYFAHAWKGSRNTVVEIDSELAVLARELFDVPRAPAVKIRVGDAREETDGFKPATRDVIIRDVFTSATTPRNLTTVEFYGAARASLSERGVYLANCGSHADLKEAKDELAGMVEVWPHVAAIADPPMLKGRRYGNIVLIGANLPIEATPELTRNLLMGAVPAQFKDDAWARSLAAQGAARHDPEQLDPETEDPGV